A DNA window from Engystomops pustulosus chromosome 10, aEngPut4.maternal, whole genome shotgun sequence contains the following coding sequences:
- the ZBTB41 gene encoding zinc finger and BTB domain-containing protein 41 yields the protein MKKRRKVGRKNLPSPEAKENEVTEDMHCIGGEPNNCTADQRKVLSSMNYNKNLLKYLNDDRQRQGSFCDLVIVVEGEQFPVHKVVVAVGSSYFHACLSKDRSVKVVTLEHVTCTVFQHLLNFLYTSEFLVLEEEIGMVLEAAKFLDIIDAVNLLARDDDISCLVENKSPKVTLDPGNKLENSHKCPLCMRNFSYRKSFENHLDRAHRSEKTDVLKDPDSSTRKSTRQKKSPSKFEDQDDVESDSTSSSESYKSSQDASDYEDSGSEVNAEGNGVEEGDQSVLEENGEEVSEVDHELSENLVKPEEKNGNPGSLGNFPDGLAPIVLEENSKKSLQCPKCDKVFDRVGKYESHTRVHTGEKPFECDICNMRYSTKSYLTVHRKKHSSETDLPRKDHKCPFCSKLHASRKTLVKHVRRFHAENAQEFVTIKRIKNDGWKCDICNKSFMRQLHLQEHMLLHSQDKPFKCTYCDEQFKSRFKRLKHQEKYHLGPFPCPICGRQFNDSGNLRRHIEYTHGGKRKWTCRICGKSVRERTTLKEHLRIHSGEKPHLCSICGQNFRHGSSYRLHLRVHHDDKRYKCEECGKTFIRHDHLTKHKNIHTGEKAHQCEECGKCFGRRDHLTVHYKSVHLGEKVWQKYKATFHQCEVCKKVFKGKSSLEMHFRTHSGEKPYTCHICNQSFCIKKTLTKHLVIHSDARPFNCQHCNATFKRKDKLKYHIDHVHGSKAEEDTARQETKTYPDTTQSSDPDICVPITLVPVEMGENEDELETHADPSVLSQPTDYQRPPDLAFLEKYTINPQPATLLHPVRPEQIMETREHSYLGTLLGLDPQPPVQAVSSTEHR from the exons atgaagAAAAGGAGAAAAGTGGGGCGGAAAAACCTTCCTTCCCCAGAAGCGAAGGAGAATGAGGTGACTGAGGATATGCACTGTATCGGTGGGGAACCTAATAATTGTACCGCTGATCAGAGGAAAGTCCTAAGCTCCATGAACTACAACAAAAATCTCCTGAAATATCTGAATGATGACCGTCAGCGACAGGGCTCCTTCTGTGACCTGGTCATTGTGGTGGAGGGGGAGCAATTTCCGGTGCACAAGGTGGTGGTGGCCGTGGGGAGTAGTTATTTTCATGCCTGTCTGAGTAAGGACCGCAGTGTGAAGGTGGTTACTTTGGAGCACGTTACTTGTACTGTTTTCCAACATCTGCTTAACTTTTTGTACACGTCAGAGTTTTTGGTTCTGGAAGAAGAGATCGGAATGGTCTTGGAAGCTGCAAAGTTTCTTGATATTATAGATGCAGTAAATTTGTTGGCTCGGGACGATGATATTTCATGTCTGGTTGAAAATAAGTCTCCAAAGGTGACCCTTGACCCTGGTAATAAACTGGAAAATAGTCACAAGTGTCCTTTGTGCATGCGCAATTTCTCTTATAGAAAAAGTTTTGAGAATCACCTGGACAGAGCACATCGGTCTGAGAAAACAGATGTGCTGAAGGATCCCGACTCTTCCACCAGGAAGTCAACCCGACAGAAAAAGAGTCCGTCTAAGTTTGAAGACCAGGATGATGTAGAGAGTGACAGTACTTCAAGTAGTGAATCTTACAAAAGCAGTCAGGATGCATCGGATTATGAAGACTCTGGCAGTGAGGTAAATGCTGAGGGTAATGGAGTGGAGGAAGGGGACCAGTCTGTACTCGAAGAGAATGGGGAAGAGGTATCAGAAGTTGATCATGAACTAAGTGAGAACTTGGTCAAACCAGAAGAAAAGAACGGCAATCCTGGTTCTCTTGGGAACTTCCCTGATGGACTTGCCCCTATTGTGTTAGAGGAAAACAGTAAAAAGAGTCTTCAGTGCCCAAAATGTGATAAAGTCTTTGACCGAGTAG GTAAATATGAAAGTCACACTCGTGTTCACACAGGAGAAAAGCCTTTTGAGTGTGACATCTGCAATATGAGATACTCGACCAAATCCTACCTAACAGTCCACCGTAAGAAGCACAGCAGCGAGACTGACCTACCACGGAAGGACCATAAGTGTCCCTTTTGTAGTAAGCTCCATGCAAGTAGGAAGACACTTGTTAAACATGTCAGGAG GTTCCATGCTGAAAATGCTCAAGAGTTTGTCACcatcaaaagaataaaaaatgatgGATGGAAATGTGAT ATCTGCAATAAATCCTTCATGCGACAGCTCCATTTACAGGAGCACATGCTCCTCCATTCACAGGACAAGCCATTTAAATGCACTTATTGTGATGAACAGTTTAAATCTCGGTTTAAAAGGTTAAAGCATCAAGAAAAATATCACCTGG GACCTTTCCCTTGTCCTATTTGTGGAAGGCAGTTTAATGACTCTGGAAATCTCAGGCGCCATATTGAGTATACACATGGAGGAAAGAGGAAGTGGACTTGTCGCATCTGTGGGAAATCAGTAAGAGAAAG GACAACACTGAAGGAACATTTAAGAATTCACAGTGGGGAAAAACCACACCTTTGCAGTATCTGTGGGCAAAACTTTCGACATGGTAGCTCATACAG ACTCCATCTTCGTGTCCATCATGATGATAAACGCTACAAGTGTGAAGAATGTGGGAAAACTTTCATACGTCACGATCACCTCACTAAACACAAGAACATACATACTG GAGAGAAAGCCCATCAGTGtgaagaatgtggaaaatgttttggtcGTCGGGATCATCTGACTGTTCATTACAAGAGCGTTCATCTAGGAGAGAAGGTTTGGCAGAA ATACAAAGCCACATTTCATCAATGCGAAGTATGCAAGAAAGTCTTTAAAGGAAAATCAAGTCTTGAAATGCACTTCAGGACACATTCTG GTGAGAAGCCATACACATGTCACATCTGCAATCAGTCATTTTGCATTAAAAAGACCCTGACTAAACATTTGGTCATCCATTCTGATGCACGACCATTCAATTGCCAGCACTGCAATGCAACATTCAAGCGGAAGGACAAGCTCAAGTACCACATTGACCACGTTCATGGCTCTAAAGCAGAGGAGGACACGGCAAGACAGGAGACAAAGACCTACCCAGATACCACTCAGAGCTCAGATCCTGATATCTGTGTCCCAATAACTTTGGTACCTGTTGAAATGGGAGAAAATGAAGATGAACTGGAGACGCATGCTGATCCTTCTGTGCTGTCACAACCAACTGATTATCAGCGGCCCCCAGACTTGGCTTTTTTGGAAAAATACACTATAAACCCACAGCCTGCAACCCTTTTACATCCTGTCCGACCAGAGCAAATCATGGAAACCAGAGAACATTCATATTTGGGGACATTGCTCGGGCTGGACCCTCAGCctcctgtgcaagctgtttccaGCACTGAGCATCGCTAA